A window of the Myxocyprinus asiaticus isolate MX2 ecotype Aquarium Trade chromosome 11, UBuf_Myxa_2, whole genome shotgun sequence genome harbors these coding sequences:
- the LOC127447852 gene encoding trichohyalin-like isoform X1, translated as MESDLLIGWQEEPVEMRAEISRLQDELAESRAEREELESRAQALTDRLSQTLDPSLSLRLDDEQREWRKKLREGREREARQALLINKLQNKVLEYRARCQALEQQVISEERELRVRERMLQDERSDTLESTLIRLEEEQQRSTGLSEVNVLLRSQLSQSTEANEVLRDDLRKLTVDWSKAVEEVVQKEIDWQKEKEALTGHIGKEQTRLMTLWGRVVTLKRQCHSLKTATDKDLWEMKAEISRLSSSLLSVWASPRSSSNLPLDSSITHSTTAHPFTSTQGPLSLVDLDHEQRGEMKSIEFKTDFELEALELRNRITELIITVKALESEREKQDEEMEKRHRQEMEREREQERKWERQIEMERNFESVKHAVRTLSRVLSSQQMSGQSSSLSVDDVSSEGLSSVLSVIAQAETALQWRQQEVQDAQLSLRRLGVEKQSLEQQITQLESEREELQEQINQAALEIKHTQELLNSEREMVSSLSSQVEEAERCTEDLRKENEQLRREREKEEEERVDLEKERQKRLESKILEAAELCERETRTRLELHSLQGALEREKLDRARAEQEATDTKDSLLKARESLLSLSSSQTQLKRELVESRDALEKMATLNEALAKDKRELSVCSLQLETEVAEAQSQIQAFGSKLAGLCRELKTVSLEASELREWRETDLKTLQQLRDRETELKNELDTEREEREREVTALTEEKGKDEQKIVELSEQHRAVIKELQSVQAELLKAVEQQRRAERERDDLLRESQRLEDRICTLEREEEELEQGKEELRGVVVCLQEQMAQVQERASGLEVQCSQLQTQVDTLTQTKDVLQGEIQCLQTDLEREASQRERERQGATEDKRRSESEIENWRSEFNRLHRDIEQISKKNRVQEEESKTERERWQREREALNAELGQKDGEVEILRNRMEGLIKEKEELSGLLDKRNRELEKQQTKSAAEQKMAELRLREACDEIERWKERENQIQREKEELNQKLIERVEQENQNLKVTERENAKMSDLLQKKKDEIRKKGEDIKELKLKIQSHERIIESLEIELKEKEALESRVASLEEQNVQLKEREIEKTRANESQQKKRDEQEREKETRLRGQLEQKNEELVELRSRVEELISQKEHISLLVEEREKDFERLQSTSSTEKRTLEQRLKEVKDNAEWWKKRAGNIEKEKENINRAAERERVELTDQLRERKEEVQKREEDIDDLKGRIQSLEVIMEELKTDVEQKDGQLKLLMEQNSQMEEKDKEKQKELERKEAELKKQERQLKGELENHNTKMEEVFKEKEKILQRIDERDTELKELQMKLTKEQQTFEQKLKAKHEEINRWKAKLAEMERDRISWEEREEEKRQRHEMELRDLSAKLKQKEVELRQLRLKIDELNQENKEEKRTRLEQQEDLERQTNFLQESEEEAQTLKKILQQKETEEKVRVHHEEEERRRLREKLHEAEQGSLELSSCLRETKSALEKEKRLCREKEEELMDCNQELLLVSRERDQERESLDKLQKMMDEQDKEVKTLREKLDERLREVERLSELLLDGRGEAQVLKTRAENSEEETQRLNRSLSQIEDEKRHLETQLRDAKTQEERLSARLEDLQKGQQVQMEKTGCVEKLEARVKELEEEKDHLSAEFQRKEREIGALKDETLRERREKERISSLLNEAKERRDALVAQVETLQEEVVSLSRTKEQTRSKVKVQEEQNHKMREGLIAGLQEMATLKELLEESHHEGERLRSMLQEKKEEVVRSRDESVRVAQNEAKDLQLRVQTLEKQKQELKSALRLQEEELKKKNEEQMREKEQMQRRQKLEEELKEMESIVEQREAELTRARARMDVLEDQRTELSSVAAERTRKAEELSNRVRELKQDVDRLREEQVRDHEDWQRKIEALERQNKEKQHELEGLELLRKTLREKENELELMKDRYDDETRKSKRFQQAEEQNLRQLEVFSERLKDKETDLVSVRETAHKEQSARLRFQYQLEDEKRDTKALREKVETLEKEKKKMETKMEGEICNFKESVKNDKGPKTDSGYGTLSDFLEMNVEDQSHDDKWLAIDTLRKELTRKEQELEVLRTKAHVLQTEIDRLYSTKRNQTIETRPAENEDMERLKKQVATVLFEKEQMERLLREKDSEVYALKERAEVLSKDRDRVRTALEKTETMLIYYKERLGPQERKRTRPGADMSQEKELEPKAQSIDEVDTDSAVLDRLSAMQRAVAQLEVEQNVLQKKNTHLEKKIERLRTERQQLRETLTQVELERGKLRHQLSQSEAGILGLSDDTDKEELKRLRVRASELEEQVHHLRLMLAVDHQQREVFIDHSLKNSQSLMSLRRDLNESLAVVSQRPVPSVLESETQRLDRSIREEELRLSLSQS; from the exons GCTCTGACAGGCCACATAGGAAAAGAGCAGACCCGGTTGATGACTCTTTGGGGACGCGTGGTCACACTAAAACGCCAGTGTCACTCTCTGAAGACTGCGACTGACAA AGACCTGTGGGAGATGAAAGCAGAGATCTCTcgtctctcctcttctcttctctctgtgTGGGCTTCTCCTCGATCATCCTCCAACCTGCCCCTGGACTCATCTATAACCCACTCCACTACAGCACACCCCTTCACCTCCACTCAGGGGCCACTGTCTTTAGTTGATTTGGATCATGAACAGAGAGGAGAGATGAAGTCGATTGAATTTAAAACTGACTTTGAGTTAGAGGCCCTTGAACTCAGGAACAG GATCACAGAACTGATAATTACCGTAAAAGCTTTGGAATCTGAAAGAGAGAAGCAGGATGAAGAGATGGAGAAGAGACACAGgcaagagatggagagagaacgAGAGCAAGAGAGGAAGTGGGAGAGACAGATAGAAATGGAAAGAAACTTTGAATCTGTCAAGCATGCTGTCAGGACACTG TCCAGGGTTCTCAGTTCTCAGCAGATGAGTGGGCAGTCTAGCTCTCTCTCTGTTGATGATGTGTCCAGTGAAGGACTGTCCTCTGTCCTCTCTGTCATCGCTCAAGCTGAGACTGCCCTGCAATGGCGACAACAGGAAGTGCAG GATGCTCAGTTAAGCTTGCGTAGACTAGGGGTGGAGAAACAATCCCTGGAGCAACAAATCACACAGCTGGAGAGTGAGAGGGAGGAGCTTCAGGAGCAGATCAATCAGGCAGCACTTGAGATTAAACACACTCAAGAACTACTGAACAG TGAGAGGGAGATGGTAAGCAGTTTATCTAGTCAGGTGGAAGAGGCTGAGAGATGCACAGAAGATCTGAGAAAAGAGAACGAACAACTGAGACGAGAGAGGGAGAAGGAGGAAGAGGAAAGAGTCGATttggagaaagagagacagaaacg TCTAGAATCTAAGATCCTGGAGGCTGCTGAGCTGTGTGAGCGAGAGACTCGCACCCGTCTTGAGCTCCACAGCCTGCAGGGGGCACTAGAGAGAGAGAAGCTGGACAGAGCACGAGCTGAGCAAGAGGCTACCGACACTAAAGATTCTTTACTCAAG GCACGGGAGTCATTACTGTCCCTGTCCTCCAGTCAAACACAGCTGAAGAGAGAGCTGGTAGAAAGCCGAGATGCCCTGGAGAAAATGGCCACTTTAAATGAAGCTCTAGCCAAGGACAAGAGAGAACTCAGTGTTTGTTCTCTGCAG CTGGAGACGGAGGTGGCAGAAGCCCAGTCCCAGATCCAGGCATTTGGCTCCAAGCTGGCAGGTCTGTGCCGGGAACTGAAGACCGTGTCTCTAGAGGCCAGTGAATTAAG GGAATGGAGAGAGACGGATCTGAAAACTCTGCAGCAgctcagagacagagagacagagctgAAGAATGAGCTGGACACTGAGAGggaggaaagagagagggaggtgaCTGCTCTCACCGAAGAGAAGGGGAAAGATGAACAAAAGATTGTAGAG TTAAGTGAGCAGCACAGAGCTGTGATTAAGGAGTTGCAGAGTGTCCAGGCAGAATTGCTCAAAGCGGTAGAGCAGCAGAGAAGAGCAGAACGAGAGAGAGATGACCTACTGAGAGAGAGCCAGAGACTAGAGGACAGAATATGCACTctggagagagaggaggaggaacTGGAACAAGGCAAAGAGGAACTCAG AGGTGTGGTGGTTTGTCTCCAGGAGCAGATGGCTCAGGTTCAGGAACGGGCCTCAGGTCTGGAGGTGCAGTGCAGTCAGCTTCAAACACAGGTGGACACGCTCACACAGACCAAAGATGTCTTGCAAG GAGAGATTCAATGTCTACAGACAGACCTGGAGAGAGAGGCATCACAAAGAGAACGGGAAAGACAAGGAGCAACAGAGGACAAAAGGAGGAGTGAAAGTGAGATAGAAAACTGGCGATCAGAATTCAACAGGCTTCACCGTGACATTGAACAAATATCAAAGAAAAACAGAGTACAAGAGGAAGAGAGCAAAACAGAGAGAGAACgatggcaaagagagagagaagctctGAATGCAGAACTTGGCCAGAAAGATGGAGAAGTGGAGATACTAAGGAACAGGATGGAGGGACTAATCAAGGAGAAAGAAGAGCTTTCAGGCCTCTTGGATAAAAGAAATAGAGAACTGGAAAAGCAACAAACAAAATCTGCAGCAGAGCAGAAAATGGCTGAACTAAGACTGAGAGAAGCATGTGATGAGATTGAGAGATGGAAGGAGAGAGAAAATCAGATtcaaagagagaaagaagagtTAAATCAGAAGTTAATTGAAAGAGTGGAACAAGAAAATCAGAACCTCAAggttacagagagagagaatgccaAGATGTCTGATCTGTTGCAAAAGAAGAAGGATGAAATACGAAAGAAAGGAGAGGACATCAAAGAGTTAAAATTGAAAATCCAATCACATGAAAGAATAATTGAGAGTCTGGAAATAGAGTTAAAAGAGAAAGAGGCCTTGGAAAGCAGAGTAGCAAGCCTGGAGGAACAGAATGTTcaactgaaagagagagaaatagagaaaacAAGAGCAAATGAAAGCCAACAAAAGAAAAGAGATGagcaagagagggagaaagaaacaAGGTTGAGAGGACAGTTGGAACAGAAAAATGAAGAATTGGTAGAGCTCAGAAGCAGAGTTGAAGAACTGATATCTCAGAAAGAACATATATCATTGCTTGttgaagaaagagaaaaagattttGAAAGATTACAGAGCACATCGTCGACAGAAAAGAGAACTCTTGAACAGAGGCTAAAAGAGGTTAAAGACAATGCTGAGTGGTGGAAGAAACGAGCTGGCAACATAGAAAAAGAGAAGGAGAACATAAATCGGGCTGCTGAAAGAGAGAGGGTTGAACTGACAGATCAACTtagagaaagaaaggaagaggTACAAAAAAGAGAGGAGGATATTGATGATCTTAAAGGTAGAATTCAGTCATTAGAGGTGATCATGGAGGAACTAAAGACCGATGTTGAACAGAAGGATGGCCAACTTAAACTTTTAATGGAGCAAAACTCACAGATGGAAGAGAAGGATAAGGAGAAGCAGAAAGAGCTGGAGAGGAAAGAAGCAGAGCTCAAGAAGCAGGAGAGACAGCTGAAAGGAGAATTAGAaaatcacaataccaaaatggaGGAAGtctttaaagaaaaagagaagataCTACAAAGGATAGACGAGAGAGATACCGAGCTGAAAGAATTACAAATGAAACTGACAAAAGAACAGCAAACATTTGAACAGAAGCTAAAAGCAAAACATGAAGAGATAAACAGGTGGAAAGCCAAGTTAGCAGAGATGGAAAGGGATCGGATAAGTTGGGAGGAAAGGGAGGAAGAGAAAAGGCAAAGACATGAAATGGAGCTAAGAGATCTGAGTGCAAAGCTCAAACAGAAGGAGGTGGAGTTGAGGCAGTTGAGACTGAAGATTGATGAATTGAATCAAGAGAACAAGGAGGAGAAGAGAACAAGACTGGAGCAACAAGAAGACCTTGAACGACAAACAAACTTCCTACAAGAGAGTGAGGAGGAGGCACAGACACTAAAAAAGATTttacaacaaaaagaaacagaGGAAAAAGTCAGAGTCCACCATgaggaagaggagaggagaagacTGAGAGAAAAACTGCATGAGGCTGAGCAGGGGAGCCTTGAACTCTCAAGCTGTCTGCGAGAGACCAAATCGGCACTTGAGAAGGAAAAACGTCTGTgtagagagaaagaggaagagctTATGGACTGTAATCAAGAGCTACTGTTGGTCAGTCGTGAGCGAGATCAGGAGAGGGAGAGTTTAGACAAACTGCAGAAGATGATGGACGAACAAGACAAAGAGGTGAAGACATTGAGGGAAAAACTGGATGAAAGGTTGCGGGAAGTGGAGAGGTTGTCTGAACTGCTGCTAGATGGCCGTGGGGAAGCACAGGTGCTTAAAACCAGGGCAGAGAACAGTGAAGAGGAGACACAACGATTGAATAGGTCTTTGAGTCAGATTGAAGACGAGAAGAGGCACCTGGAGACTCAACTTAGAGatgcaaaaacacaagaagaaagatTGAGTGCCAGGCTTGAGGATCTTCAGAAAGGTCAACAAGTCCAGATGGAGAAGACGGGATGTGTGGAGAAGCTTGAGGCCCGCGTAAAAGAGTTGGAGGAGGAGAAAGACCATCTCTCTGCAGAATTtcaaaggaaagagagagagattggggCTCTGAAAGATGAAACACTTAGGGAGAGACGAGAGAAGGAAAGAATAAGCTCTTTGCTGAATGAGGCAAAAGAAAGGAGGGATGCTTTGGTTGCCCAGGTGGAAACTTTACAAGAAGAGGTAGTTAGTCTATCTAGAACCAAAGAGCAAACCAGGTCTAAGGTCAAGGTACAAGAAGAGCAAAACCATAAGATGCGAGAGGGGCTTATCGCAGGGCTCCAGGAGATGGCTACTCTAAAAGAACTGCTGGAGGAGAGCCATCATGAGGGAGAGAGACTGAGGTCCATGTTGCAGGAAAAGAAGGAAGAGGTGGTTCGAAGCAGAGATGAGAGTGTAAGGGTGGCACAGAATGAAGCCAAAGATCTTCAACTTAGAGTCCAGACATTAGAGAAGCAAAAACAGGAGCTTAAGTCAGCACTTCGACTCCAAGAGGAAGAACTAAAGAAGAAAAATGAGGAGCAAATGCGAGAAAAAGAGCAAATGCAGAGAAGACAGAAGTTAGAGGAGGAATTGAAGGAAATGGAGAGCATAGTGGAGCAGAGAGAGGCTGAGTTGACCAGAGCGAGGGCTAGAATGGATGTTCTGGAAGATCAGAGGACTGAACTCAGCTCTGTGGCTGCAGAGAGGACCAGAAAGGCGGAGGAACTGAGCAACAGAGTCAGAGAGCTAAAACAGGATGTTGACAGATTAAGAGAGGAGCAAGTAAGAGACCATGAAGATTGGCAAAGGAAAATAGAGGCACTTGAAAGACAAAATAAAGAGAAACAACATGAGCTTGAGGGATTGGAGCTTCTCAGAAAAACACTGAGGGAAAAGGAAAACGAGTTAGAATTAATGAAGGATCGATATGATGATGAAACAAGAAAAAGCAAGAGATTTCAGCAAGCAGAGGAGCAGAACTTAAGGCAATTAGAAGTATTCTCTGAGAGACTGAAAGATAAAGAAACTGATTTGGTGAGTGTTCGAGAAACGGCCCACAAAGAACAATCAGCAAGACTTAGATTTCAGTATCAACTTGAAGATGAGAAAAGAGATACAAAGGCATTGAGGGAAAAAGTTGAAACCttggagaaagagaagaaaaagatGGAGACCAAAATGGAGGGGGAGATATGCAACTTTAAAGAATCTGTAAAGAACGACAAAGGACCAAAGACAGATAGTGGCTATGGTACTCTATCAGACTTCCTAGAAATGAATGTGGAAGATCAGTCTCATGATGACAAGTGGTTAGCGATAGACACACTTAGAAAGGAACTGACAAGAAAGGAACAGGAATTAGAGGTGTTGAGGACCAAGGCTCATGTCCTGCAGACTGAGATAGACAGACTGTACTCTACAAAAAGAAACCAGACCATAGAAACTAGGCCAGCAGAGAATGAAGACATGGAGAGGCTAAAGAAACAAGTGGCCACTGTCCTTTTTGAGAAAGAGCAGATGGAAAGACTCCTGAGAGAGAAGGACTCAGAAGTATATGCTCTGAAAGAGAGAGCAGAGGTGCTAAGTAAAGACAGGGACCGGGTCAGGACAGCTCTAGAGAAGACTGAAACCATGCTGATTTACTATAAGGAAAGACTTGGACCACAGGAACGTAAAAGAACCCGACCAGGAGCTGATATGTCACAG GAAAAAGAGCTTGAACCAAAAGCCCAGTCCATAGATGAGGTGGATACAGACTCTGCTGTGCTGGACCGTCTGTCGGCCATGCAGCGGGCTGTGGCACAACTGGAGGTTGAACAgaatgttctacagaagaaaaacaCACATCTGGAGAAGAAGATAGAGAGACTACGAACTGAGCGACAGCAACTGAGAGAGACATTGACACAG GTTGAGCTGGAGAGGGGGAAACTGAGGCATCAACTGTCACAGTCAGAAGCGGGAATTCTG GGCCTGTCAGACGATACTGACAAGGAAGAGTTGAAGCGACTCAGAGTCCGAGCCAGTGAGCTTGAAGAACAG GTTCATCATCTTCGACTTATGTTGGCAGTGGACCATCAGCAGAGGGAAGTGTTCATAGATCACTCTCTGAAGAACAGCCAGAGTCTCATGTCCCTGAGACGGGATCTAAATGAGTCTTTAGCTGTGGTGTCCCAGCGGCCCGTGCCCTCAGTGCTGGAGTCAGAGACACAGAGGCTGGACAGAAGCATCAGAGAGGAAGAGCTCCGACTGTCTCTCAGCCAAAGCTAA